From one Nonomuraea polychroma genomic stretch:
- a CDS encoding Tn3 family transposase has protein sequence MSEKMFSEEQLEQLRSFPEISADELIRYFTPTAADAAFVSPGGRGPVDRLGMLVQLCTLPWLGFVPDDVASAPPAAVARVAERLGVAPAALRLYGKRDQTRSDHLGLIAKYLEWQTAPAGSQAMKELEQFLLDRAMEHDSPTLLFNLAREYLMAAKVIRPGALILAKMVGTARKAASDLTSQLVGHLLTAEVRTDLERMLLVDAGLGMTRLEWLVSPARDASATSVKTAIDKLTWLRAIDAHQMDVSVLPNERRRFLAQVARRSTNQGLERRKERKFPILLAFVAQAAVDQLDEVVALFDQAVSARESRAKSKTDEALVERAKKGEARQLVMEMILPVLADPSIPDDEVGGMLRERIGMQRLREITSDAWKPLPRDHGRLSELESSYTYLRQFTPNVLAAIDFQGGPGTAELMEAVAVLKEMNRLGGRKVPAGAPSGFMPAKYADYLATARRSGEDTAYRHYWELCVILCLRDRLRSGDVFVPGSRRYADPATYLYTPEQWAPRRGEYCRLVGKPPNAAEALEQGKEELHAALQELETTLAGAAPDDTGMVRLDEDEHLVVPPLSAEDVPAEAKALRDELAAMLPFAPIASLLIELDARTHFLDCFTHAGGRKLTTSVETKCNILAVLIAMSTNLGLARMSEACGVSYDVLAWPMEWYVREETLREANTVIVDHHYGLEPAKVFGGGTMSSSDGQRLPVRGKTLTGRTMVIHGGQVLSTYTHVSDQWSTYGTKVIVPTAREAHFVLDDFLGNATDLPIAEHATDSHGATLINFALFDLVGKALTPRLRDLTRVTLVRDDTPTEIAKRYPHAGPLLGARWNENLIADCWPDLLRMAGSLKYGQPTASLIVGKWSAASRQNTLAAALKEWGVLRRTVHLAKYLSDPAFRRKISRQLNKGESLHALRRDLHYAQQGTITRPHLEQQTEQAWCLTLLTNSVVAWTTEYYSRAVLELRSQGREVSDEILSHISPGHSDNINFFGVINVDVEAELAKLDTSGWRPLRPVQLRQLGLTP, from the coding sequence TTGTCAGAGAAGATGTTCTCCGAGGAGCAGTTGGAGCAGCTGCGCTCGTTCCCGGAGATCAGCGCAGATGAGTTGATCCGGTATTTCACGCCGACGGCGGCTGACGCGGCGTTCGTGAGTCCCGGTGGGCGGGGCCCTGTCGATCGGCTGGGCATGCTGGTCCAGCTCTGCACGCTGCCGTGGCTCGGGTTCGTGCCCGACGATGTGGCCTCGGCACCGCCGGCGGCCGTGGCCCGGGTCGCGGAGCGGCTGGGCGTGGCGCCGGCGGCGCTGCGGCTGTACGGCAAGCGCGATCAGACCCGCTCGGACCATCTGGGCCTGATCGCCAAGTATCTGGAGTGGCAGACCGCTCCGGCGGGCAGCCAGGCGATGAAGGAGCTGGAGCAGTTCCTACTGGACCGGGCGATGGAGCACGACTCGCCCACGTTGCTGTTTAACCTGGCGCGCGAGTATCTGATGGCGGCCAAGGTGATCCGGCCCGGCGCGCTCATCTTGGCCAAGATGGTCGGCACGGCCCGCAAGGCGGCCTCCGATCTGACCTCGCAGCTGGTGGGGCACCTGCTCACGGCGGAGGTCCGCACCGATCTGGAGCGGATGCTGCTGGTGGATGCGGGGCTGGGGATGACCCGGCTGGAGTGGCTGGTCAGCCCGGCACGGGATGCCTCGGCGACCTCGGTGAAGACCGCGATCGACAAGCTGACGTGGCTGCGCGCGATCGACGCCCACCAGATGGATGTGTCGGTGCTGCCGAACGAACGCCGCCGGTTCCTGGCCCAGGTTGCGCGCCGCTCGACCAACCAAGGGCTGGAGCGGCGCAAGGAGCGTAAGTTCCCGATCCTGCTGGCGTTCGTGGCCCAGGCCGCGGTCGACCAATTGGATGAGGTGGTGGCCCTGTTCGACCAAGCGGTGTCGGCGCGGGAGTCGCGGGCGAAGTCCAAAACGGATGAGGCGCTGGTCGAGCGGGCCAAGAAGGGCGAGGCCCGGCAGCTGGTGATGGAGATGATCCTGCCGGTGCTGGCCGACCCGTCGATCCCCGACGATGAAGTGGGCGGGATGCTGCGCGAGCGGATCGGCATGCAGCGCCTGCGGGAGATCACATCCGATGCGTGGAAGCCGCTGCCCCGAGATCACGGCCGGCTATCGGAGCTGGAATCCTCCTACACCTACCTGCGCCAGTTCACGCCGAACGTACTGGCCGCGATCGACTTCCAGGGCGGGCCGGGCACAGCCGAGCTGATGGAGGCGGTGGCCGTCTTGAAGGAGATGAACCGGCTCGGTGGCCGGAAGGTGCCCGCGGGGGCGCCGAGCGGCTTCATGCCCGCCAAGTACGCCGACTATCTGGCCACGGCTCGCAGGTCCGGGGAGGACACCGCCTACCGCCACTACTGGGAGCTGTGCGTGATCTTGTGCCTGCGGGACAGGCTGCGCAGCGGGGATGTCTTCGTGCCGGGCTCGCGCCGCTACGCCGACCCGGCCACCTACCTGTACACGCCCGAGCAGTGGGCGCCCCGGCGAGGAGAGTACTGCCGCCTGGTGGGCAAGCCGCCGAACGCGGCCGAGGCGCTGGAGCAGGGCAAGGAGGAACTGCACGCCGCCCTGCAGGAGCTGGAGACGACCCTGGCCGGCGCCGCTCCCGACGACACCGGCATGGTCCGGCTGGATGAGGACGAGCATCTGGTGGTGCCGCCGCTGTCGGCCGAGGACGTACCGGCCGAGGCCAAGGCGCTGAGGGACGAGCTGGCCGCGATGCTGCCGTTCGCGCCGATCGCCTCGCTGCTGATCGAACTGGACGCCCGCACGCACTTCCTGGACTGCTTCACCCACGCCGGCGGCCGCAAGCTCACCACGTCCGTGGAGACCAAATGCAACATCCTGGCCGTGCTCATCGCGATGTCCACCAACCTGGGCCTGGCCCGCATGTCGGAGGCCTGCGGGGTGTCCTACGACGTACTGGCCTGGCCCATGGAGTGGTACGTGCGGGAGGAGACGCTGCGCGAGGCCAACACGGTCATCGTCGACCACCACTACGGCCTGGAACCGGCCAAGGTGTTCGGCGGTGGCACCATGAGCTCATCGGATGGCCAGCGGCTCCCCGTCCGCGGCAAGACCCTGACCGGCCGGACCATGGTCATTCACGGCGGTCAGGTGCTCTCCACGTACACCCATGTCTCCGATCAGTGGTCGACGTACGGCACGAAGGTCATCGTGCCGACGGCGCGGGAGGCGCACTTCGTCCTGGACGACTTCCTCGGCAACGCAACCGACCTCCCGATCGCCGAGCACGCGACCGACAGTCACGGAGCCACACTCATCAACTTTGCGTTGTTCGACCTGGTCGGCAAGGCGTTGACTCCGCGATTGCGGGACCTGACCCGGGTCACCCTGGTACGGGACGACACCCCGACCGAGATCGCCAAGCGCTACCCGCACGCCGGGCCGCTGCTAGGCGCGCGCTGGAATGAGAACCTCATCGCCGACTGCTGGCCGGACCTGCTGCGCATGGCCGGATCGCTGAAATACGGCCAGCCCACCGCCTCGCTGATCGTCGGCAAGTGGTCGGCCGCCTCCCGGCAGAACACCCTGGCGGCCGCCTTGAAGGAATGGGGCGTGCTGCGCAGGACCGTCCACCTGGCCAAATACCTGTCGGACCCGGCCTTCAGAAGGAAGATCTCGCGGCAACTGAACAAGGGGGAAAGCCTGCACGCACTGCGCCGCGACCTGCACTACGCCCAGCAGGGCACCATCACCCGCCCGCATCTGGAACAGCAGACCGAGCAGGCGTGGTGCCTGACGCTGCTGACCAACTCGGTGGTCGCATGGACGACCGAATATTATTCTAGGGCGGTGCTGGAGCTGCGTTCCCAGGGCCGGGAGGTGAGCGACGAGATCCTGTCGCACATCTCGCCCGGCCACAGCGACAACATCAACTTCTTCGGCGTCATCAACGTGGACGTCGAGGCGGAACTGGCCAAGCTCGACACCAGCGGATGGCGACCGCTTCGGCCCGTCCAACTGCGCCAGCTGGGGCTGACCCCGTGA
- a CDS encoding helix-turn-helix transcriptional regulator, translated as MLDTSARLLRLLSLLQTPREWTGAELAERLGVSGRTVRTDVERLRTLGYPVLATRGSAGGYRLGAGAVLPPLLLDDEEAVAVTVGLRTATGGAIAGIEEASLRALAKLEQVLPSRLRRRVNTLQAYTVPVPRDDAGPSVDPAVLAALSAVCRDRERLRFDYHDHAGAATVRAVEPYRLVIWGRRWYLLAWDVERSDWRTFRVDRIRPRTPTGPRFTPRDLPDDVAAYVSRRVSAAAWRYRAQVTVHAPAEIIADRIGPAAGTVERLDERTCVLHTGADTVETLAVHLGLLGADFDVTGPPELLTHLHRLAHRYIRTITSSAPGDRTG; from the coding sequence ATGCTGGACACCTCGGCCCGCCTCCTGCGGCTGCTCTCTCTCCTGCAAACCCCGCGCGAGTGGACCGGCGCCGAGCTCGCCGAGCGCCTCGGGGTGAGCGGGCGGACCGTGCGTACCGACGTGGAGCGCCTGCGCACCCTCGGCTACCCGGTGCTGGCCACCCGCGGTTCTGCCGGCGGCTATCGGCTCGGCGCCGGTGCCGTGCTGCCGCCGTTGCTGCTCGACGACGAGGAGGCGGTTGCCGTCACCGTCGGCCTGCGGACCGCGACCGGTGGCGCCATCGCGGGGATCGAGGAGGCGTCGTTGCGGGCGCTGGCGAAGCTGGAGCAGGTGCTGCCGTCCCGGTTGCGGCGTCGGGTCAACACCCTGCAGGCCTACACGGTGCCGGTGCCCCGCGACGACGCCGGCCCCAGCGTCGACCCGGCGGTCCTGGCCGCCTTGAGCGCGGTCTGCCGCGACCGGGAACGGCTCCGCTTCGACTACCACGACCACGCCGGCGCGGCCACCGTGCGCGCCGTCGAGCCGTACCGGCTCGTCATCTGGGGCCGCCGCTGGTACCTGCTGGCATGGGACGTCGAGCGGAGCGACTGGCGTACCTTCCGCGTCGACCGGATACGACCCCGCACCCCGACCGGCCCCCGCTTCACACCGCGCGACCTGCCCGACGACGTCGCCGCGTACGTGTCACGCCGGGTGTCCGCCGCCGCCTGGCGCTACCGGGCGCAGGTCACCGTGCACGCGCCGGCCGAGATCATCGCCGATCGCATCGGCCCGGCCGCCGGCACGGTCGAACGCCTCGACGAACGCACCTGCGTCCTGCACACCGGCGCGGACACCGTCGAGACCCTCGCCGTCCATCTGGGCCTGCTCGGCGCAGACTTCGACGTCACCGGGCCGCCGGAACTTCTCACGCACCTGCACCGTCTCGCCCACCGATACATCCGCACGATCACCTCGTCTGCACCAGGTGATCGGACCGGGTGA
- a CDS encoding winged helix DNA-binding domain-containing protein, which translates to MQILTRRALNRATLDRQLLLRRADLTPLQAIDHLVGLQAQTPHTWYVGLWSRLAACRPEDVAALLTQRRAVRIALMRSTIHLVGTADALALRPLVQPVLDRDLFANHTHGRAMRGLDTGQVVAAGRELLDERPRTPGELGRLLAQRWPDRNPASLAYAVRNLLPVVQTPPRGVWGAGGRTVHAPLESWAGAPLRADHTIDQMVLRYLAAFGPATVRDVQTWCGLTRLAEVLDRLRPRLATFRDENGAELFDLPDAPRPDPQVSAPARFLYDFDNLLLSHHDRSRVITDGLRRQNFKPHGPVPRLVLLDGFTAATWTFGTAHDTATLTVHPFAPLSARDRDALTVEGGGLLDFLAAKASHEIRFTAPGHRDHSDPSSR; encoded by the coding sequence ATGCAGATCCTGACCCGCCGAGCCCTCAACCGCGCCACCCTCGATCGGCAACTGCTCCTGCGCCGCGCCGACCTCACCCCGCTGCAGGCCATTGATCACCTGGTGGGCCTGCAGGCGCAGACCCCGCACACCTGGTACGTGGGACTGTGGAGCCGGCTCGCCGCGTGCCGGCCCGAGGATGTCGCGGCGCTGCTCACCCAGCGCCGGGCCGTGCGGATCGCCCTCATGCGCTCGACGATCCACCTCGTCGGCACGGCCGACGCGCTCGCGCTGCGTCCGCTTGTGCAGCCGGTGCTGGACCGCGACCTGTTCGCCAACCACACGCACGGCCGGGCGATGCGCGGGCTGGACACCGGCCAGGTAGTGGCCGCGGGCCGGGAGCTGCTCGACGAGCGGCCCCGCACGCCGGGCGAGCTCGGTCGGCTGCTGGCTCAGCGGTGGCCGGACCGCAACCCGGCGAGCCTGGCCTACGCGGTGCGCAACCTCCTGCCGGTCGTACAGACCCCGCCACGCGGGGTGTGGGGCGCCGGCGGCCGGACCGTCCACGCGCCTCTCGAGTCGTGGGCAGGCGCGCCGCTGCGCGCCGACCACACGATCGACCAGATGGTCCTGCGCTACCTGGCCGCGTTCGGCCCGGCGACCGTACGCGACGTGCAGACCTGGTGCGGCCTGACCCGGCTGGCGGAGGTGCTCGACCGGCTCCGGCCCCGCCTGGCCACGTTCCGCGACGAGAACGGCGCGGAACTGTTCGACCTGCCCGACGCGCCCCGGCCCGATCCGCAGGTCAGTGCGCCCGCCCGGTTCCTGTACGACTTCGACAACCTGCTGCTGTCACACCACGACCGCTCCAGGGTGATCACAGACGGCCTCCGCCGGCAGAACTTCAAACCGCACGGCCCCGTCCCTCGCCTGGTGCTCCTCGACGGCTTCACGGCAGCGACTTGGACGTTCGGCACCGCACACGACACGGCGACACTGACCGTGCACCCGTTCGCACCGCTGTCCGCGCGCGACCGCGACGCGTTGACCGTCGAGGGCGGCGGCCTGCTGGACTTCCTCGCTGCCAAAGCGTCACACGAGATCCGCTTCACCGCCCCAGGTCACCGAGACCATAGTGATCCCAGCAGCCGGTAG
- a CDS encoding CGNR zinc finger domain-containing protein has product MDERAAEPVPDNLAAGTAPMPLRVIEEFINTRRRDGDEIATPQQLATWLHARGLMSADTVVNDEQRDRAERIREGLRALIAENNTEPVSSPRPDGLNPAARAELADLTRDFPLMLDVTVSPPRLVARARVPVEAALARLLAVVAEAVAEGTWTRLKACREPSCRWAYYDHSRNRRRTWCSMDICGNRAKARASHHRKSTAPLTAGQPTNR; this is encoded by the coding sequence ATGGATGAGCGTGCTGCCGAGCCTGTGCCGGACAACCTCGCAGCCGGGACGGCGCCGATGCCGCTGCGCGTGATCGAGGAGTTCATCAACACCCGCCGCCGGGACGGCGATGAGATCGCAACCCCGCAACAGCTGGCGACGTGGTTGCACGCCCGCGGCCTCATGTCAGCCGACACGGTGGTGAACGACGAGCAGCGCGACCGTGCCGAACGGATCCGCGAGGGACTACGCGCGCTGATCGCCGAGAACAACACCGAGCCGGTCTCCAGCCCGCGCCCGGACGGCCTCAACCCCGCCGCTCGCGCCGAACTCGCCGATCTCACCCGCGACTTCCCGCTGATGCTCGACGTGACCGTTTCCCCGCCCCGGTTGGTCGCCCGCGCCCGGGTGCCGGTGGAGGCGGCGCTGGCCAGGCTGCTCGCCGTCGTGGCCGAGGCCGTGGCGGAAGGCACGTGGACGCGGCTGAAGGCCTGCCGGGAGCCGAGCTGCCGATGGGCCTACTATGACCACTCCCGCAATCGGCGCCGGACCTGGTGCTCCATGGACATCTGCGGCAACCGCGCCAAAGCCCGCGCCTCTCACCACCGCAAGTCCACCGCGCCCTTGACCGCGGGCCAACCGACAAACCGATAA
- a CDS encoding SRPBCC family protein, whose protein sequence is MIELQEDGEIACPAARVWAVVADYGQDPRWRKGVETMAPRPEGIVQVGTTTAEVMRFAGRTYRNGGEVIQVEPGRSFAWRTTSGIDAEGGRLVEPLGEDRCRFTFHVRVTPRATSERLLEPALRWLLRRSIRADVRRLACLCVS, encoded by the coding sequence GTGATCGAGCTTCAGGAGGACGGGGAGATCGCCTGCCCGGCCGCGCGTGTGTGGGCGGTCGTCGCCGACTACGGCCAGGACCCACGCTGGCGCAAGGGCGTCGAGACGATGGCGCCGCGCCCTGAAGGCATCGTCCAAGTGGGCACCACCACCGCCGAGGTGATGCGGTTCGCGGGCCGGACCTACCGCAACGGCGGCGAGGTCATCCAGGTGGAGCCGGGGCGCTCGTTCGCCTGGCGCACCACCTCGGGGATCGACGCCGAGGGCGGCAGGCTCGTCGAGCCGCTCGGCGAGGACCGGTGCCGCTTCACCTTCCACGTGCGCGTCACCCCACGCGCGACCTCCGAGAGGTTGCTGGAGCCGGCGCTGAGGTGGTTGCTGCGGCGGTCTATCCGCGCCGACGTCCGCCGCTTGGCTTGCCTCTGCGTTTCTTGA
- a CDS encoding MFS transporter translates to MSVNTARQQERATRGRLPLAVYLLSLSLFAMGSAEFLLAGVLPAIADDLEITLSSAGALISAFAVAVVVGGPPLAIVTLRWPRRTTLVITQAIFAACVVIGVLTDSYAVLLVTRFLSGLAYAGFWAVAAVTAISLVPPERAARASGVVVSGLSLAMVAGGPAGTLIGYFTGWRGGFWAVAGLTVAGAVLTFVALPATSARGETSVRSELRTMRRPQLWVVYAATLLSTAAYMITFNYLAAFLTDVTRIPGIWIPAILTLFGAGAFIGLSIGGRIADRLPTHALLAGALGILASSVLLGVFARHALAVVPLVLLLGIAGFVLNPAIYGRVFAIAAHAPTLAGATTVSAFQLGISLVPGLAAVVLDADAGITAIPWLGAGLAVLTTVPILLDRTMSRHRLRA, encoded by the coding sequence ATGAGCGTCAACACCGCCCGGCAGCAGGAGCGGGCCACTCGCGGCAGACTGCCCCTGGCGGTCTACCTGCTGTCATTGAGCCTGTTCGCGATGGGAAGCGCGGAGTTCCTGCTCGCCGGCGTCCTTCCGGCCATCGCCGATGACCTGGAGATCACGCTGTCCTCCGCCGGAGCGCTGATCTCGGCGTTCGCCGTCGCCGTCGTCGTCGGCGGCCCGCCGCTGGCCATCGTGACCCTCCGCTGGCCACGGCGGACGACGCTGGTGATCACGCAGGCGATCTTCGCCGCCTGCGTGGTGATCGGCGTCCTCACGGACAGCTACGCGGTGCTCCTGGTCACTCGCTTCCTCAGCGGCCTCGCCTACGCCGGGTTCTGGGCGGTCGCCGCGGTCACCGCGATCAGCCTGGTCCCGCCCGAACGCGCCGCGCGCGCCTCCGGCGTCGTCGTCAGCGGCCTCAGCCTCGCGATGGTGGCTGGTGGCCCAGCCGGTACGCTGATCGGCTACTTCACCGGGTGGCGGGGCGGCTTCTGGGCCGTGGCCGGCCTCACCGTCGCGGGGGCGGTCCTGACGTTCGTGGCGCTGCCCGCCACGAGCGCGCGCGGCGAGACCAGCGTGAGAAGTGAGCTTCGCACCATGAGGCGACCCCAGCTGTGGGTCGTCTACGCCGCCACCCTCCTGAGCACGGCCGCCTACATGATCACGTTCAACTATCTCGCCGCGTTCCTGACCGACGTCACCCGAATCCCCGGGATCTGGATTCCCGCGATCCTGACCTTGTTCGGCGCCGGCGCCTTCATCGGCCTGTCCATCGGGGGCAGGATCGCCGACCGGCTGCCCACCCACGCGCTCCTGGCCGGCGCTCTCGGGATCCTGGCGAGCTCCGTCCTGCTCGGAGTCTTCGCCCGGCACGCGCTGGCCGTCGTCCCCCTGGTGTTGCTTCTGGGGATCGCTGGATTCGTGTTGAATCCGGCCATCTACGGGCGGGTGTTCGCCATCGCGGCCCACGCGCCCACCCTCGCCGGGGCCACCACCGTCTCCGCATTCCAGCTCGGCATCAGCCTCGTCCCCGGGCTGGCCGCCGTCGTGCTCGACGCCGACGCCGGGATCACCGCCATTCCGTGGCTCGGTGCGGGCCTGGCAGTGCTCACAACGGTGCCCATCCTGCTCGACCGGACTATGTCGCGTCACCGGCTGAGGGCCTGA
- a CDS encoding LysR family transcriptional regulator: MARDLETALLRSFVTAVRAGSISRAATALGHTQPALSQQLRKLESVVGRPLLHRSPSGVSPTRAGEELLPYAERILSLSAQALTETGRALTGHCGVGLLEDLAASRLPQALADLARLHPGATLEVLSLSNAAMQEAYDAGRVHLVLDAVPDVPGPPRWTVRRSLVWAIGQGVDVAADPLPVVLFSNPCSWRTSVLETLERTDRRWQVAFESNSLVGVLAAIRAGLGVAALMPANLEPAMACHDTDALPTLPDVELGLARHPRTEGDPLIDAVETALRRMI; encoded by the coding sequence ATGGCCAGGGATCTTGAGACCGCGTTGCTGCGGTCGTTCGTCACCGCCGTGCGGGCGGGCAGCATCAGCCGCGCCGCGACCGCGCTCGGACATACCCAGCCTGCGCTCAGCCAGCAGTTGCGCAAGCTCGAGAGCGTTGTCGGCCGTCCGCTGCTTCACCGTTCGCCGTCTGGCGTCTCGCCGACCCGGGCGGGTGAGGAGCTCCTGCCGTACGCCGAACGCATTCTCTCGCTCTCCGCACAGGCACTGACCGAAACCGGGCGCGCGCTTACCGGCCACTGCGGCGTCGGATTGCTCGAAGACCTCGCCGCGTCCCGGCTCCCGCAGGCCCTCGCCGACCTCGCCCGGCTGCACCCCGGCGCGACACTGGAGGTGCTCAGCCTCTCCAACGCCGCGATGCAGGAGGCCTACGACGCGGGCCGCGTCCACCTCGTGCTCGACGCGGTGCCAGACGTTCCCGGGCCGCCGCGCTGGACGGTACGCCGCTCGCTGGTCTGGGCGATCGGCCAGGGTGTGGACGTGGCTGCCGATCCGCTGCCGGTGGTGCTGTTCTCGAACCCGTGCTCGTGGCGTACGTCAGTGCTGGAAACCCTGGAACGTACCGATCGGCGCTGGCAGGTGGCGTTCGAAAGCAACAGCCTGGTCGGTGTGCTCGCCGCAATACGGGCCGGGCTCGGCGTCGCGGCGCTCATGCCCGCCAACCTCGAACCGGCCATGGCCTGCCACGACACGGACGCCCTGCCCACCCTGCCGGACGTCGAGCTCGGTCTCGCACGACACCCACGGACCGAAGGCGATCCGCTGATCGATGCCGTGGAGACCGCTCTACGACGCATGATCTGA
- a CDS encoding epoxide hydrolase family protein, producing MTEIDTAEIRDFRIDIPQADLDDLAERLARVRWTDELPGAGNDYGVPLHYVQSLVQRWRDGYDWRAWEAKLNSYPQFTTGIDGQNVHFLHVRSPEPDATPLLLTHGWPTTVVEFLDVIGPLSDPRAHDGDPADAFHLIIPSIPGFGFSGPTAERGWNRYRIARAWAELMRRLGYERYGAHGNDCGSEISPEVGRCDPGHVIGVHVTQVFSFPSGDPAELAGLSEEDRKKVQFLQWWTDNSGAYDKLQSTAPQTLAHALADSPVGQLGWNVQLLGPNLDPDYVLTNTMIYWLTNTAASAARLYYEDFHATDKPAEPTTVPLGLANFAWDFQSIRPFAERDHKNILSWNAYDTGSHFAAHDVPGLLVDDIRGFFRQLR from the coding sequence ATGACCGAGATCGACACGGCCGAGATCCGTGATTTCCGTATCGATATCCCGCAGGCCGACCTGGACGACCTGGCCGAGCGCCTGGCCCGGGTCCGCTGGACCGACGAACTGCCCGGCGCCGGCAACGACTACGGCGTGCCGCTGCACTACGTGCAGAGTCTGGTGCAGCGGTGGCGCGACGGCTACGACTGGCGCGCGTGGGAGGCGAAGCTTAACTCGTACCCGCAGTTCACCACGGGCATCGACGGGCAGAACGTGCACTTCCTGCACGTGCGCTCGCCCGAGCCGGACGCCACGCCGCTGCTGCTCACGCACGGCTGGCCGACCACCGTCGTGGAGTTCCTGGATGTGATCGGCCCGCTGAGCGATCCGCGCGCCCATGACGGCGACCCGGCCGACGCCTTCCACCTGATAATCCCGTCCATCCCCGGTTTCGGCTTCTCCGGTCCCACCGCCGAGCGGGGCTGGAACCGGTACCGGATCGCCAGGGCGTGGGCCGAGCTGATGCGCCGCCTCGGGTACGAGCGGTACGGCGCGCATGGCAACGATTGCGGCTCGGAGATCTCACCGGAGGTGGGCCGTTGCGATCCCGGGCACGTGATCGGCGTGCACGTCACCCAGGTCTTCTCGTTCCCGTCCGGCGACCCGGCCGAGCTGGCCGGCCTGTCGGAGGAGGACCGGAAGAAGGTCCAGTTCCTGCAGTGGTGGACGGACAACAGCGGTGCCTACGACAAGCTGCAGTCCACCGCGCCGCAGACGCTGGCCCATGCGCTGGCCGACTCGCCGGTGGGGCAGCTGGGCTGGAACGTGCAGCTGCTCGGCCCGAACCTCGACCCGGACTATGTGCTGACCAACACCATGATCTACTGGCTCACCAACACCGCCGCGTCGGCCGCGCGCCTGTACTACGAGGACTTCCACGCCACCGACAAGCCGGCCGAACCCACCACCGTGCCGCTCGGGCTGGCGAACTTCGCCTGGGACTTCCAGTCGATCCGCCCGTTCGCCGAACGCGACCACAAGAACATCCTGTCCTGGAACGCCTACGACACGGGCAGCCACTTCGCCGCGCACGACGTGCCCGGCCTGCTGGTCGACGACATCCGCGGCTTCTTCCGCCAGCTGCGCTGA
- a CDS encoding SRPBCC family protein, which produces MASVHKEIIIDADPTAVWAIISDFTDGPVRMAPGFVTDSRLDEDEPDVRVVTFADGMVLRERLIALDDEPRRLVFSVIGGTMQPEHDNASMQVVPHGDGGSRFVWIHDVRPDDLAIPMGAGMDHGLSIFKQTVESSSEHLG; this is translated from the coding sequence ATGGCCTCCGTGCACAAAGAGATCATCATCGATGCCGACCCCACGGCCGTGTGGGCGATCATCAGTGACTTCACCGACGGGCCCGTCCGGATGGCGCCGGGCTTCGTCACCGACAGCCGGCTCGACGAAGACGAACCGGACGTCAGGGTCGTCACGTTCGCTGACGGAATGGTGCTGCGGGAGCGGCTCATCGCGCTCGACGATGAGCCGCGCCGGCTCGTCTTCTCGGTCATCGGCGGCACCATGCAGCCGGAACACGACAACGCCTCGATGCAGGTCGTCCCGCATGGTGACGGCGGCAGCCGGTTCGTCTGGATCCACGACGTGCGACCGGACGACCTCGCCATCCCGATGGGCGCCGGAATGGACCACGGCCTGAGCATCTTCAAGCAGACGGTGGAGTCCTCCAGCGAGCACCTCGGCTAG
- a CDS encoding VOC family protein, protein MSISIGNICIDTNDLAGSTAFWQAVTGYQVASSDEGATYLEDANKRGVGLSLQAVPEGREGKNRLHLDLSTDDLAGEVGRIRALGASEVRRFDGWVVLADPEGNQFCVVAA, encoded by the coding sequence GTGAGCATCAGCATTGGCAACATCTGCATCGACACGAACGACCTGGCCGGCAGCACCGCCTTCTGGCAGGCGGTCACCGGATACCAGGTCGCGTCCTCGGACGAAGGCGCCACCTACCTGGAGGACGCGAACAAGAGGGGCGTGGGCCTGTCCCTGCAGGCCGTGCCCGAGGGCCGGGAGGGCAAGAACCGGCTGCACCTGGACTTGTCCACTGATGACCTGGCAGGCGAGGTCGGCCGGATTCGGGCCCTTGGCGCGAGTGAAGTGCGGCGCTTCGACGGCTGGGTCGTGCTGGCCGACCCCGAGGGTAACCAGTTCTGCGTCGTCGCCGCATAG